From a single Clostridium isatidis genomic region:
- a CDS encoding ABC transporter permease, whose product MKKYLLKRIVISITTLLLILLILFLMLEYMPGSPFNDEKLTAEQLALLNQKYGLDKPVFVRFFNYVKNMLTGDFGVSYTISKNTPISSLLATRLPISVRVGGQAVFLGTIIGLVLGVVAALKHNTIWDTMTTVISVLGVSLPSYVFALGLSYSLGFKVNLFPLLYDGGAPFKSSVLPTIALCMFTIATIARFTRTEMLEVLDSDYMQLAESKGINGIRLITRHALRNALIPIITVLAPLIVGLMTGSLVIEKIFSIPGIGSLLVTAIQSNDYNVIVAIAFIYSAMYIGIMLLVDILYGVIDPRIRLAKGDEHE is encoded by the coding sequence ATGAAAAAATATCTGCTAAAGAGAATAGTAATTTCTATTACAACACTGTTACTTATTTTATTAATACTATTTTTAATGCTTGAGTATATGCCAGGCTCTCCATTTAATGATGAAAAATTAACAGCAGAACAACTTGCTTTATTAAATCAAAAATATGGACTAGATAAACCAGTATTTGTGAGATTTTTTAATTATGTTAAGAACATGCTTACTGGGGACTTTGGAGTTTCATATACAATTTCAAAAAATACACCTATATCTTCATTATTAGCAACACGTCTACCAATATCAGTAAGAGTTGGAGGACAAGCTGTTTTTTTAGGAACAATAATAGGATTGGTTTTAGGTGTAGTAGCAGCTTTAAAGCATAATACAATATGGGATACAATGACTACTGTAATTTCGGTATTAGGTGTTAGTTTACCTTCATACGTTTTTGCATTAGGGCTATCTTATTCATTGGGATTTAAAGTTAATTTATTTCCTCTTTTATATGATGGCGGTGCACCATTTAAATCCTCGGTACTTCCAACAATAGCTTTATGTATGTTTACAATAGCAACAATTGCTCGTTTTACAAGAACAGAAATGTTAGAAGTATTAGATTCGGATTATATGCAGCTTGCAGAAAGTAAAGGAATAAATGGAATTAGATTAATAACAAGACATGCATTAAGAAATGCTTTAATTCCAATTATTACAGTGCTAGCACCATTAATTGTAGGTTTAATGACAGGAAGTTTGGTTATTGAAAAGATATTCTCAATTCCTGGAATAGGAAGTCTTTTAGTAACTGCAATTCAATCAAATGATTATAACGTAATAGTAGCAATAGCATTTATATATAGTGCAATGTATATAGGCATAATGTTATTAGTTGATATATTATATGGAGTTATTGATCCTAGAATAAGACTAGCAAAGGGGGATGAACATGAGTAA
- the pyk gene encoding pyruvate kinase has protein sequence MRKTKMVCTIGPASDTPEILSKIIEAGMNVSRHNFSHGDHEEHARRIRLVKELSAKYNKQIAVMLDTKGPEIRTGKFEPKKVELKAGDDFAIYAGEDVVGDATKCSVTYEGLANDVKPGDTILIDDGLVGLEVKSVEGNRINCKVLNTGFVGTHKGVNVPGVAINLPALTEKDISDLKFGCQIGVNFVAASFIRKAADVEAIRKVLNENGGEDIKIFSKIENQEGVDNIDAILQASDGIMVARGDLGVEIPMEKLPAVQKMIIQKCNDAGKPVITATQMLDSMIRNPRPTRAEVSDVANAIYDGTDAIMLSGESANGDWPVEAVQTMAKIAVEAEKQLRYEIATSKAKSHIPATAGVISRAAANAAYELKAAAIITTTQSGSTARRVSQCRPDCAIVAVTPYERVAKSLAACFGVYPVVSNEMTSTDQMMEESIKTAKDNGFVKEGDTVIIVAGVPLAEVGTTNLLKVSEVN, from the coding sequence ATGAGAAAGACTAAGATGGTGTGTACAATAGGACCTGCTAGCGATACCCCAGAGATATTATCTAAAATAATAGAAGCAGGAATGAACGTATCTAGACATAACTTCTCCCATGGAGATCATGAAGAACATGCTAGAAGAATAAGATTAGTTAAGGAATTATCAGCAAAGTATAACAAACAAATAGCAGTAATGTTAGATACAAAAGGACCAGAAATAAGAACAGGAAAGTTTGAACCTAAAAAGGTTGAATTAAAAGCTGGAGATGACTTTGCTATTTATGCAGGCGAAGATGTAGTTGGAGATGCTACTAAGTGTTCTGTTACTTATGAAGGATTAGCAAATGATGTAAAACCTGGAGATACTATTTTAATAGATGACGGTTTAGTTGGATTAGAAGTAAAATCAGTTGAAGGAAATAGAATTAATTGTAAAGTGTTAAATACAGGTTTTGTAGGAACTCATAAGGGAGTAAATGTTCCAGGAGTTGCAATAAACTTACCTGCTTTAACAGAAAAAGATATTTCAGATCTTAAATTTGGATGCCAAATTGGAGTAAACTTCGTTGCAGCTTCATTTATAAGAAAGGCAGCAGACGTTGAAGCAATAAGAAAAGTATTAAATGAAAATGGTGGGGAAGATATAAAGATATTCTCTAAGATAGAAAACCAAGAAGGTGTAGATAATATAGATGCTATATTACAAGCATCTGATGGAATAATGGTTGCAAGAGGAGACCTAGGAGTAGAAATTCCTATGGAAAAATTACCTGCTGTACAAAAAATGATAATTCAAAAATGTAATGATGCAGGAAAGCCAGTTATAACTGCTACTCAAATGTTAGATTCTATGATAAGAAATCCAAGACCAACTAGAGCTGAAGTTTCAGACGTTGCAAATGCAATTTATGATGGAACAGATGCAATAATGTTATCTGGAGAATCAGCAAATGGAGATTGGCCAGTAGAAGCGGTACAAACTATGGCTAAAATAGCAGTAGAAGCTGAAAAACAATTACGTTATGAAATAGCTACATCTAAAGCTAAATCACATATACCTGCAACTGCTGGTGTTATTTCAAGAGCAGCTGCAAATGCTGCTTATGAATTAAAGGCAGCTGCAATTATTACAACAACTCAAAGCGGATCAACAGCAAGAAGAGTTTCTCAATGCAGACCAGATTGTGCAATAGTTGCTGTAACTCCATATGAAAGAGTAGCTAAGAGTTTAGCTGCATGTTTTGGGGTATATCCAGTAGTTTCAAATGAAATGACATCGACAGATCAAATGATGGAAGAATCAATTAAAACTGCTAAAGATAATGGATTTGTAAAAGAAGGAGATACTGTTATTATAGTAGCAGGAGTTCCACTAGCAGAAGTAGGAACTACAAACCTATTAAAGGTTAGTGAAGTAAACTAG
- a CDS encoding metal-sensing transcriptional repressor, whose protein sequence is MNNEKKQALKTLKIAKGQVEAAIKMIEDERYCVDVSNQIIAAQSLLKKANLLILKQHMNHCVIEAVENNKGPEKIEEIMNLLSKVIGK, encoded by the coding sequence ATGAATAATGAGAAAAAACAGGCTTTAAAAACATTAAAAATAGCTAAGGGGCAAGTAGAAGCAGCTATTAAGATGATTGAGGATGAAAGATATTGTGTAGATGTATCTAATCAAATTATTGCTGCCCAATCTCTTTTAAAGAAGGCAAATCTGCTTATTTTAAAACAGCATATGAATCATTGTGTTATAGAAGCCGTTGAAAATAATAAAGGACCAGAAAAGATAGAGGAAATTATGAATCTTTTATCAAAGGTAATTGGGAAATAG
- a CDS encoding peptide ABC transporter substrate-binding protein, producing the protein MKSIKKLLSLAVAMSLTFSLVACGGGSKTSGNNGSGSEASETSGGTLKVQFDVEVASMDPQIATDGTSFEVIAAVTEGLYSVDADGNPILAMAESAEKSEDGLTYTFKLKDAKWSNGTAVTANDFVFAWRRLADPKTASEYAFMASIAGFKNADAVLAGEKGVEELGVKAEDDKTLVVELSHPVTFFESLMTFPSFYPVNEEFFKQAGDNFGTSADTILANGPFKIASYEPAATTIELVKNDQYWDASSVKLDGIQFQVIKEAQQTMLSYQNGDLDVATLAGEQVEQFKTDPEFNNVAAGYLWYISPNQKVKGLENENLRKAIALSFDKEAIVNNILKDGSIVADFAVPKLLATGPDGKDFREGVQPYLSTDKEKAKEYFEKAKKELGQETFTYKMVVEDTESAQNVAQFIQAQVQENLPGFTIELEVMPKKNRVERMQAGDYEIGLTRWGPDYADPMTYLDMWTTDSPNNYGLWSNAEYDKIIESAKNGELSLDPEARWTALKDAEKMVMDEAVIFPVYQKGNAVMIKSNVSGIEYHSVGVTRIFKNVTKK; encoded by the coding sequence ATGAAAAGTATCAAAAAGCTATTGTCTTTGGCAGTAGCAATGTCATTGACATTTAGCTTAGTAGCTTGTGGTGGGGGAAGTAAAACAAGCGGAAACAATGGTAGCGGCTCAGAAGCTTCAGAAACTTCTGGTGGTACTTTAAAAGTACAATTTGACGTTGAAGTTGCGTCAATGGATCCACAAATTGCTACAGATGGAACTTCTTTTGAAGTTATTGCTGCAGTTACAGAGGGTCTATATTCTGTTGATGCAGACGGTAATCCAATTTTAGCTATGGCAGAATCTGCGGAAAAAAGCGAAGATGGATTAACTTATACATTTAAATTAAAAGACGCAAAATGGTCAAACGGAACAGCAGTAACTGCAAATGACTTTGTATTTGCATGGAGACGTCTTGCTGATCCAAAAACAGCTAGTGAATATGCATTTATGGCAAGTATTGCAGGATTTAAAAATGCTGATGCTGTTTTAGCAGGAGAAAAGGGAGTAGAGGAATTAGGTGTAAAAGCTGAAGATGATAAAACATTAGTAGTTGAATTATCACATCCAGTTACATTCTTTGAATCATTAATGACATTCCCATCATTCTATCCTGTAAATGAAGAATTCTTTAAGCAGGCAGGAGATAATTTCGGAACATCAGCTGATACTATTTTAGCTAATGGTCCATTTAAGATTGCTTCTTATGAACCAGCAGCAACAACTATAGAATTAGTAAAAAATGATCAATATTGGGATGCGTCAAGTGTTAAGTTAGATGGAATACAATTCCAAGTAATTAAAGAAGCTCAACAAACAATGCTATCATACCAAAATGGTGATTTAGATGTTGCAACACTTGCAGGAGAGCAAGTAGAACAATTTAAGACTGATCCAGAATTTAATAATGTTGCGGCAGGTTATTTATGGTATATTTCACCTAACCAAAAGGTTAAGGGATTAGAAAATGAAAATTTACGTAAAGCAATCGCATTATCTTTTGATAAGGAAGCAATAGTTAATAATATATTAAAGGATGGTTCAATCGTAGCAGATTTTGCAGTTCCAAAGTTACTTGCTACAGGACCTGATGGAAAAGACTTTAGAGAAGGTGTACAACCTTACCTTTCTACTGATAAAGAAAAGGCAAAAGAATATTTTGAAAAAGCTAAGAAAGAATTAGGACAAGAAACATTCACATATAAAATGGTTGTAGAAGATACAGAATCAGCTCAAAATGTAGCTCAATTTATTCAAGCACAAGTTCAAGAAAATTTACCAGGATTTACAATAGAATTAGAAGTAATGCCTAAGAAAAATAGAGTTGAAAGAATGCAAGCTGGAGATTATGAAATTGGATTAACTCGTTGGGGTCCAGATTATGCAGATCCAATGACATATTTAGATATGTGGACTACAGATAGTCCTAATAACTATGGATTATGGTCAAATGCTGAGTATGATAAAATAATCGAATCAGCGAAAAATGGTGAACTTTCATTAGATCCTGAAGCTAGATGGACAGCATTAAAAGATGCAGAAAAAATGGTTATGGATGAAGCTGTTATATTCCCTGTATATCAAAAGGGTAATGCAGTAATGATTAAGAGCAACGTTTCAGGAATAGAGTACCACTCAGTTGGAGTTACAAGAATCTTTAAGAATGTAACTAAAAAATAA
- a CDS encoding ABC transporter permease → MSNTTFNEKIEFLEDDFELVGAENVGTVDKVYVSQSYWQDVLTRLKRNKGAMIALISIIIITLLAIFGVGMNEHSYDSQIIAHQNLAPRVPGIEKLGIFDGSETMNTSSGEVEVNRYVSNDGSKTGLEDVYYWFGTDILGRDIFTRTWMGTRISLYIAVVAVLIDIIFGLSYGLISGYFGGAVDNAMQRFAEILNGIPNLVIVTLLIIVLKPGLITITFSLMITGWIGMNRIARAQMLKLKEQEFVLASRTLGAKDFFIIFKEILPNILGPIITNTMFSIPNAIFTEAFLAFIGLGVPAPMASLGSLISDAFKSFTTHPYMILPPVIVLAILMLSFNILADGIRDAFDPKMKER, encoded by the coding sequence ATGAGTAATACAACATTTAATGAGAAAATAGAATTTTTAGAAGATGATTTTGAACTAGTTGGTGCTGAAAATGTTGGTACTGTTGATAAGGTTTATGTTAGTCAATCTTATTGGCAAGATGTTCTAACCCGTTTAAAGAGAAATAAGGGGGCAATGATAGCGTTAATATCTATTATAATAATTACCTTACTTGCAATATTTGGTGTTGGAATGAATGAGCATAGTTATGATTCTCAAATTATTGCCCATCAAAATCTTGCACCAAGAGTTCCAGGAATAGAAAAGCTAGGAATATTTGATGGTAGTGAAACTATGAATACATCTTCAGGAGAGGTTGAAGTTAATAGATATGTATCTAATGATGGAAGCAAAACAGGATTAGAAGATGTATATTATTGGTTTGGTACAGATATTTTAGGAAGAGATATATTTACAAGAACTTGGATGGGAACAAGAATTTCTCTTTATATTGCTGTAGTTGCAGTTTTAATTGATATAATATTTGGTTTAAGCTATGGTCTTATTTCAGGATATTTTGGCGGAGCAGTTGATAATGCAATGCAACGTTTTGCTGAAATATTAAATGGTATTCCAAACTTAGTAATTGTAACTTTATTAATTATTGTATTAAAGCCTGGACTTATTACAATTACCTTTTCGCTTATGATTACTGGATGGATAGGAATGAATCGTATTGCTAGAGCTCAAATGCTTAAATTGAAGGAACAAGAATTTGTTTTGGCTTCTAGAACATTAGGAGCAAAAGATTTCTTTATCATTTTTAAAGAAATTCTTCCTAATATACTAGGACCTATAATTACTAATACAATGTTCTCAATACCAAATGCTATATTTACAGAAGCTTTCCTAGCATTTATTGGATTAGGAGTTCCAGCTCCTATGGCTTCATTAGGTTCATTAATAAGTGATGCCTTTAAGTCATTTACAACCCATCCATATATGATATTGCCGCCAGTAATAGTACTTGCAATATTAATGTTAAGCTTCAATATACTAGCTGATGGTATACGTGATGCGTTTGATCCAAAGATGAAAGAAAGATAG
- a CDS encoding ABC transporter ATP-binding protein, translating to MHNKQPLLEVKNLKQHFKVSRKFTVKAVNGVSFEIYPGETYGLVGESGSGKSTIGRSIIRLYDPTDGEIKFDGIDISGKLTKEQDKHLRTNMQMIFQDPMACLNPRRKVLDIVAQGLDIHRLYNSKEEREEKVYKILEKVGLSKEHANRFPHQFSGGQRQRIGIARALVMNPKLIIADEAISALDVSIQAQVVNLMKDIQKETNTAFLFIAHDLSMVKYISNRIGVLHLGYLLETGTTEEIFSNPIHPYTKSLLSAIPHPNPAVEKTRISETYDYETSGIDYSKGLNKHVSGSHYVLATDEEFEKWTNNK from the coding sequence ATGCATAATAAGCAACCTTTATTAGAAGTGAAAAATTTAAAGCAACATTTTAAGGTAAGCAGAAAGTTTACAGTGAAGGCTGTAAATGGTGTTTCCTTCGAAATTTATCCAGGAGAGACTTATGGTTTAGTTGGTGAATCAGGAAGTGGGAAGTCTACAATAGGACGTTCAATTATTCGTCTATATGATCCTACTGATGGAGAAATAAAATTTGATGGGATAGATATATCTGGTAAGTTAACTAAGGAACAAGATAAACATTTAAGAACTAATATGCAAATGATTTTTCAAGATCCTATGGCATGTTTAAATCCTCGTAGAAAAGTATTAGACATTGTTGCACAAGGATTAGATATTCACCGCTTATATAATAGTAAGGAAGAACGTGAAGAAAAAGTATATAAAATACTAGAGAAGGTTGGTCTATCAAAAGAACATGCAAATAGATTTCCACATCAATTTTCAGGTGGTCAAAGACAACGTATAGGAATAGCAAGAGCTCTTGTAATGAATCCTAAACTAATTATAGCGGATGAAGCAATAAGTGCCTTAGATGTATCTATTCAAGCTCAAGTTGTAAACTTAATGAAGGATATTCAAAAAGAGACTAACACTGCATTTTTATTTATTGCACACGATTTGTCAATGGTTAAATATATTTCAAATAGAATAGGAGTATTACATTTAGGATATTTACTTGAAACAGGAACTACTGAGGAAATTTTCTCAAATCCTATTCATCCATATACTAAATCATTGTTATCTGCTATTCCTCATCCTAATCCAGCAGTTGAAAAAACAAGAATATCTGAAACTTATGATTACGAAACAAGTGGAATAGACTATTCAAAAGGCTTAAATAAGCATGTAAGTGGTTCTCATTATGTATTAGCTACTGATGAGGAATTTGAAAAATGGACAAATAATAAATAG
- a CDS encoding heavy metal translocating P-type ATPase, with the protein MAKKSLKIEGMTCAACAKAVERVTRKLDGVIESNVNLATEKLNIDFDEEKLKLQDIKNAIEKAGYKAIDNTVSKTIKIEGMTCAACAKAVERVTRKLDGVVESNVNLATEKLTISYEADKLRLSEIKKAIEKAGYKAVEEVVSVDTDKEKKEKEISVLWKKFIAAAIFTVPLLYISMGHMLGAPLPMFLDPHMNPEAFAFVQLILTIPVVIAGNKYYKIGFKTLFKGSPNMDSLIAIGTSAAVLYGIFATYKIFTGHHEYAMDLYFESAATIITLITLGKYLEAVSKGKSSEAIKKLMGLAPKTALVIRNGKEEEISIDEVEVGDIIVVKPGEKMPVDGEVVEGITSVDESMLTGESIPVEKNVGDKIIGASINKNGTIKYRATKVGKDTALSQIIKLVEEAQGSKAPIAKLADIISGYFVPIVIVLAVISGLGWYFIGKESGVFSLTIFIAVLVIACPCALGLATPTAIMVGTGKGAEYGVLIKSGEALETAHKIQTIVFDKTGTITEGKPKVTDIIVSNGLHENDLLQLAASAEKGSEHPLAEAIVKAAEEKGLEFRKVNFFKAIPGLGIEVNIDEKSIFIGNRKLMNENKISLENLEEVSNRLAEEGKTPMYISIDNKIAGIIAVADTVKENSKRAIERLHAMGIEVAMITGDNKKTAEAIAKQVGIDRILAEVLPEDKANEVKKLQVEGEKVAMVGDGINDAPALAQADIGIAIGSGTDVAMESADIVLMRSDLMDVPTAVELSKSTIRNIKQNLFWAFGYNTIGIPVAMGLLHIFGGPLLNPMIAGAAMSLSSVSVVTNALRLKRFKPKA; encoded by the coding sequence ATGGCAAAAAAGTCATTAAAGATAGAAGGAATGACCTGTGCAGCTTGTGCAAAAGCAGTAGAGAGAGTAACAAGAAAGCTAGATGGAGTAATAGAATCAAATGTTAATCTTGCTACAGAAAAGTTAAATATAGATTTTGATGAGGAAAAGCTTAAGCTTCAAGATATTAAGAATGCTATTGAGAAAGCAGGATATAAAGCTATTGATAATACTGTTAGCAAGACAATTAAGATAGAAGGAATGACTTGTGCAGCTTGTGCAAAAGCAGTAGAAAGAGTAACAAGGAAACTAGATGGTGTAGTGGAATCAAATGTGAATTTAGCAACAGAAAAATTAACAATAAGTTATGAAGCAGATAAGTTAAGACTTTCAGAAATAAAAAAGGCCATCGAAAAAGCAGGATATAAGGCGGTTGAAGAAGTTGTTTCAGTAGATACAGATAAGGAGAAAAAAGAAAAAGAAATTAGTGTTTTATGGAAAAAGTTTATAGCAGCTGCTATATTTACAGTTCCATTACTTTATATATCAATGGGACATATGTTAGGGGCACCTCTTCCAATGTTCTTAGATCCCCATATGAATCCTGAAGCCTTTGCATTTGTTCAGTTAATTTTAACTATACCAGTAGTAATTGCAGGAAATAAATATTATAAGATTGGATTTAAAACCTTATTTAAAGGAAGTCCTAATATGGATTCTCTTATTGCAATAGGAACATCAGCTGCAGTGCTTTATGGAATATTTGCAACTTATAAGATTTTCACAGGACATCATGAATATGCAATGGATTTATACTTTGAATCAGCAGCAACTATTATTACTTTAATAACTCTAGGTAAATATTTAGAGGCAGTTTCTAAAGGAAAAAGTTCTGAAGCTATTAAGAAATTAATGGGCCTTGCTCCTAAGACAGCTTTAGTTATAAGGAATGGAAAGGAAGAAGAAATTTCTATTGATGAAGTAGAAGTAGGAGATATAATAGTAGTTAAACCTGGTGAAAAGATGCCAGTTGATGGAGAAGTTGTTGAGGGAATTACTTCTGTAGATGAATCAATGTTAACAGGAGAAAGTATTCCTGTAGAAAAGAACGTTGGAGATAAAATAATAGGTGCAAGTATAAATAAAAATGGTACTATTAAATACAGAGCTACTAAGGTAGGAAAAGATACAGCCCTTTCCCAAATAATTAAATTAGTAGAAGAGGCTCAAGGTTCAAAAGCACCAATTGCAAAATTAGCCGATATTATTTCAGGATATTTTGTTCCAATAGTAATTGTATTAGCAGTTATTTCTGGATTAGGATGGTATTTTATAGGCAAGGAATCAGGAGTATTTTCTTTAACAATATTTATAGCAGTCTTAGTAATAGCTTGTCCATGTGCTTTAGGCCTTGCTACTCCAACAGCGATTATGGTTGGTACAGGTAAGGGGGCAGAATATGGAGTGTTAATAAAGAGTGGAGAGGCATTAGAGACTGCTCATAAAATTCAAACTATTGTATTCGATAAAACAGGCACTATTACAGAAGGAAAACCAAAAGTAACAGATATAATTGTTTCTAATGGCTTACATGAAAATGACTTATTACAATTAGCAGCCTCAGCAGAAAAGGGTTCAGAACATCCTTTGGCAGAAGCTATTGTAAAGGCTGCAGAGGAAAAAGGACTAGAGTTTAGGAAGGTTAACTTCTTTAAAGCAATTCCTGGTCTTGGTATAGAAGTTAATATAGATGAAAAGTCTATATTTATAGGAAATAGAAAATTAATGAATGAAAATAAAATTTCCTTAGAAAATTTAGAAGAAGTTTCTAATAGATTAGCTGAAGAAGGTAAGACACCAATGTATATATCTATAGATAATAAAATAGCAGGAATTATTGCCGTAGCTGATACAGTTAAGGAAAATAGTAAAAGGGCAATAGAAAGACTTCATGCTATGGGAATTGAAGTTGCAATGATTACTGGAGATAATAAGAAAACAGCAGAAGCAATAGCTAAGCAGGTTGGAATAGATAGAATTCTTGCAGAAGTTTTACCAGAAGATAAGGCTAATGAGGTTAAAAAACTACAAGTTGAAGGCGAGAAGGTTGCTATGGTTGGTGATGGTATTAATGATGCTCCGGCATTAGCCCAAGCAGATATAGGGATAGCAATAGGTTCTGGAACAGACGTTGCTATGGAATCCGCAGATATAGTTCTTATGAGAAGTGATTTAATGGATGTGCCAACAGCTGTAGAGTTAAGTAAAAGTACTATAAGAAATATAAAACAAAATTTATTCTGGGCTTTTGGATATAATACTATTGGAATACCAGTTGCAATGGGATTACTTCATATATTTGGAGGACCACTATTAAATCCTATGATAGCAGGAGCAGCTATGAGTTTAAGCTCAGTATCAGTAGTAACTAATGCATTAAGATTAAAGAGATTTAAGCCGAAAGCTTAA
- a CDS encoding ABC transporter ATP-binding protein, with the protein MEKEKILSIKDLSISFETSAGMMNAIRGVNLDLYRGETLAIVGESGSGKSVTMKAAMGILSNNGKVNSGSIDFTYYRDNEKVQVDILKLSKKEMRQRINGKRIAMIFQDPMTSLNPTMTIGAQIMEGMIWHYKTPKEEARKRAIELLDLVGITNPEKRMKSYPHQLSGGMRQRVVIAIALACNPDLLICDEPTTALDVTIQAKILELIKDIQKKLNISVIYITHDLGVVAKVADYVAVMYAGKIIEKGKVDEIFYDPRHPYTWGLLSAMPDINTNDDRLYTIPGTPANLLNKVEGDAFASRNKYALNIDFRLEPPMFKITDTHYAATWLLHEKAPKVEMPKELRDRIERMKKEAYLNA; encoded by the coding sequence ATGGAAAAAGAAAAAATATTATCAATAAAAGATTTATCTATATCCTTCGAGACATCAGCAGGTATGATGAATGCAATTAGGGGAGTTAATTTAGATTTATATAGAGGAGAGACCCTTGCAATAGTAGGTGAAAGTGGTAGTGGGAAATCAGTTACCATGAAGGCTGCAATGGGAATATTAAGTAATAATGGGAAGGTTAATTCCGGAAGTATTGATTTTACCTATTATAGAGATAATGAAAAAGTTCAAGTTGATATTTTAAAGCTTTCAAAGAAGGAAATGAGACAGAGGATTAATGGAAAGAGAATAGCAATGATTTTCCAAGATCCTATGACATCTTTAAACCCAACAATGACAATAGGTGCTCAAATAATGGAAGGTATGATATGGCATTATAAGACACCTAAAGAAGAAGCGCGAAAGAGAGCCATTGAACTATTAGATCTTGTTGGTATTACAAATCCGGAAAAGAGAATGAAAAGCTATCCTCATCAACTTTCAGGTGGAATGAGACAAAGAGTTGTTATAGCTATTGCTCTTGCTTGTAATCCTGACTTATTAATTTGTGATGAGCCAACAACTGCTTTGGATGTAACTATACAAGCAAAGATTCTAGAGCTAATAAAAGATATTCAAAAGAAATTAAATATTTCAGTTATATATATTACTCATGATCTTGGGGTTGTAGCAAAGGTTGCAGATTATGTAGCAGTAATGTATGCAGGAAAGATAATTGAAAAGGGAAAAGTAGATGAGATATTCTATGATCCTAGACACCCATATACTTGGGGCTTATTATCTGCAATGCCTGATATTAATACTAATGATGATAGACTTTATACAATACCAGGAACCCCAGCAAATCTACTAAACAAGGTAGAAGGAGATGCTTTTGCTTCAAGAAATAAATATGCCTTAAATATTGATTTCAGATTAGAGCCTCCTATGTTCAAAATTACAGATACTCATTATGCTGCAACATGGCTATTACATGAAAAGGCGCCAAAAGTTGAAATGCCTAAGGAGCTACGTGATAGAATAGAGAGAATGAAGAAGGAGGCGTATTTAAATGCATAA
- the pfkA gene encoding 6-phosphofructokinase: MQKIAILTSGGDAPGMNAAIRAVVRTALHKGIQVMGVQRGYAGLINGELIPMNRSSVSDIIHRGGTILRTARCPEFKKEEVREKAAKILKAYGIDALVVIGGDGSFTGAKLLSKLGVKTVGIPGTIDNDLVYTDYTIGFDTALNTVIDAIDKVRDTSTSHERVSILEVMGRDCGDLALYAGIAGGAEYIITPEKGFSRDELCKVILEGKQNGKVHNLILLAEGVGGAQELAEYVENVTGIETRATVLGHIQRGGSPTATDRILASRMGAKAVEVLLEGKTSRVIGIRDNKIIDEDIDEALALERKFDDELFDLSEAISS; encoded by the coding sequence ATGCAAAAAATAGCTATTTTAACAAGTGGTGGAGATGCTCCTGGAATGAATGCAGCAATAAGAGCAGTTGTTAGAACTGCACTGCATAAGGGAATTCAAGTTATGGGAGTTCAAAGAGGATACGCAGGTCTAATTAATGGAGAGCTTATTCCTATGAATAGATCATCTGTATCAGATATTATTCATAGAGGTGGTACAATCCTAAGAACTGCTAGATGTCCTGAATTCAAAAAAGAAGAAGTTAGAGAAAAAGCAGCAAAAATATTAAAAGCTTATGGAATTGACGCTTTAGTAGTAATTGGTGGAGATGGATCTTTCACTGGAGCCAAGCTTTTATCAAAGCTAGGAGTAAAAACTGTAGGAATTCCTGGAACAATTGATAATGATTTAGTTTATACTGACTACACAATTGGATTTGACACAGCATTAAATACAGTAATAGATGCAATAGATAAGGTTAGAGATACATCTACTTCTCATGAAAGAGTTTCTATATTAGAAGTAATGGGAAGAGATTGTGGAGATTTAGCTTTATATGCAGGTATTGCTGGTGGAGCAGAATATATAATAACTCCAGAAAAAGGTTTTTCAAGAGATGAATTATGTAAAGTTATTCTTGAAGGAAAGCAAAATGGTAAAGTACATAATTTAATTCTACTTGCAGAAGGAGTAGGTGGAGCTCAAGAATTAGCTGAATATGTTGAAAATGTTACAGGAATAGAAACAAGAGCTACAGTTTTAGGTCATATTCAAAGAGGAGGAAGCCCAACTGCAACAGATAGAATTTTAGCTTCAAGAATGGGTGCTAAAGCCGTAGAAGTTCTTTTAGAAGGAAAAACTTCAAGAGTAATTGGAATAAGAGATAATAAAATTATTGATGAAGATATAGATGAAGCTTTAGCATTAGAAAGAAAATTTGATGATGAACTATTTGATTTATCAGAAGCAATTTCATCATAA